A genome region from Thermoanaerobacterium xylanolyticum LX-11 includes the following:
- a CDS encoding DUF1848 domain-containing protein: MIISVSRRTDIPAFYSDWFYNRIKEGYVLVRNPFNYHQVSKVSLSLDAVDCFVFWSKNPANMINNLNIIDSYPYYFQFTLNPYDNKIEKNVPKKSEIIDTFRRLSDKIGLNRVIWRYDPIIITKAISEEYHYKYFEVLASKLQGYTSKCIISFVDFYPKVKKGLKNIGAFDISDEDKIRIGRRLGEISKAYSLKIETCAEDIDLSQFGIEHGRCIDPHLIEEISGRKIKETKDKNQRKACGCAYSIDIGAYNMCMHGCIYCYANYSKSIVNANTKSYDVNAPLLCSKIDDKDIIKEKCI, from the coding sequence ATGATAATAAGTGTCAGTAGAAGGACAGACATACCTGCATTTTACAGCGATTGGTTTTATAATAGGATCAAAGAAGGTTATGTTTTAGTCAGAAACCCATTTAATTATCATCAAGTAAGCAAGGTGTCTTTGTCTCTTGATGCAGTAGATTGTTTTGTGTTTTGGAGTAAAAATCCTGCAAATATGATCAATAATCTTAATATTATTGATAGCTATCCATACTATTTTCAGTTTACATTGAATCCTTATGACAACAAGATTGAGAAAAATGTCCCAAAGAAATCAGAAATAATTGATACATTTAGGAGATTGTCAGATAAAATAGGACTCAATAGGGTCATCTGGAGGTATGACCCTATCATTATAACCAAAGCTATTAGCGAGGAATATCACTATAAATATTTTGAAGTATTGGCATCGAAGCTTCAAGGTTATACATCAAAATGTATCATAAGCTTTGTGGATTTTTATCCTAAAGTAAAGAAAGGCCTTAAGAATATAGGCGCTTTTGACATTAGCGATGAAGATAAAATAAGGATAGGCAGGAGGCTTGGAGAAATTTCTAAGGCGTATTCCTTAAAAATTGAGACATGCGCAGAAGACATAGATTTATCTCAATTTGGAATAGAGCATGGCAGATGCATCGATCCCCATTTGATTGAGGAAATTTCCGGCCGCAAAATCAAAGAGACAAAAGACAAAAATCAAAGGAAAGCATGTGGTTGTGCATATAGCATTGACATCGGCGCTTATAATATGTGTATGCATGGGTGCATCTATTGCTATGCAAATTACAGTAAAAGTATAGTAAATGCCAATACCAAAAGCTATGATGTCAATGCACCACTATTGTGCAGCAAAATAGATGATAAAGACATTATAAAAGAAAAGTGCATTTGA